The genomic region CAGGTGAAGGATTCGACCTGACTCATAGTCTGCAGAGTAACAAATTAAATATGAAAGCTGTAGATCTCACACTGGGTATGCTCCGTTTGAATGATTATTTTGCCGAACCACACGCCAATGCGCATGAACTGCAATATGAACAATTGGTCGCCAGACCTCAGGAAGAACTCGAGAAACTATGTGCATTTCTGGGAATTCGATATGAACAGGGTATGGAACAGTATGGACAGTTTCTGGACAGTGCAAAATCTGACATGTTCTACAGTATGGGTGTGGGTGATCCATTCCTCTCTTCGCATCAAGAGGCTCATCAGGGTTCTGTTAACAACTGGAAAAGAATATTAGATCCGCAAGAAGTTGAACTGTATTGCCGTGTGATGGGTGCAGATCTGTTCCACCGGATGGGGTACAGTGAACAGCTGGCGGAAGCTGAACAATGGACGGGTGTTCGTTATGAGGCAAGTCCGGATCAGGAGGTCATTGACCGAATCACGCATCAGTTGACGGTAGCGACCGGTTGCCAGTGGCAGCAACAATACCGGCTGCAGCCAGCTGATTCTGTTGTTCGTGATTCGCTCGCGAATCGGAATGATCCAGTTGGCGAAGGAAAGGAAAAGACAGATCCGACGTTGGCTGCGCTGGCAACGATCAGGCAATTGCAGGCCGCACTGCGTGCAGCAGATCATCGTCTGGAACGGGGATACAGTGAGCGTGAGCGCTTGAAAGTCCAGCTGGCCTCCGCTCAAAGCAAAATACAGCGTATCAAATCATGGGTACCATTTGGTCATCAGATCAGCGCCTGGGCTTCACAGCGCAAGATTCTACGGGGAGGGAAATCATGAGCGCCATAGCAGGAATTGTTCACAACGATGGTCAGCAGGCGCTATGGGAAGACAGCTGGCGTTTGTATGCAAGCCTGGGGCATGTTCCTGCAGATACGACAGGCGTATGGAAGGGACATGAGGCGTTCCTCAGCTGTCATGCCCAGTGGATTACACCGGAATCAGTGAGCGAGAAGCTGCCTTTATATGATGAGGATAGCGGTCTGACTATCACAGCAGATGCCATCCTGGATAATCGGGAACAACTGGCTGATCAATTACACATATCCAGAGCGGAACTGGCTATGCTGGCGGATAGTGAACTGATCTTGCGTGCCTATCAACGCTGGGGAGACGATGTAGCTGTCCGATTGCTAGGGGATTTTGTATTTGCCATCTGGGATGATCGGAATCGCAAACTATATGCAGCAAGAGACATTACAGGCATGAGAGCTTTTTATTACCGACATGATGGTTCACGTTTTGCTTTCTGTACACTCATGAATCCGTTGCTCGGGCTTGAAGGGGTACATAAAGAACTTGATGAG from Paenibacillus sp. FSL R5-0341 harbors:
- a CDS encoding sulfotransferase, producing MIDAQGNGLVFLLCVPRSGSSLSTVMLQNHSRIFATQEMWFLMSLVDLPKTDSRAYGGSSIMRQFYNAMVSEDVFEKACRSFALEIYNGFLEGSGADFIVDKSPRYYYMLEWLDRLFPQSRRIHLQRNPLAIAASFKKVNRHTGEGFDLTHSLQSNKLNMKAVDLTLGMLRLNDYFAEPHANAHELQYEQLVARPQEELEKLCAFLGIRYEQGMEQYGQFLDSAKSDMFYSMGVGDPFLSSHQEAHQGSVNNWKRILDPQEVELYCRVMGADLFHRMGYSEQLAEAEQWTGVRYEASPDQEVIDRITHQLTVATGCQWQQQYRLQPADSVVRDSLANRNDPVGEGKEKTDPTLAALATIRQLQAALRAADHRLERGYSERERLKVQLASAQSKIQRIKSWVPFGHQISAWASQRKILRGGKS